cacaggcacatattgacatggacagacatattttagaaagtccactcaagcagctatagagaaaattactaaggatttgaaataaattatataaaaatataaataatggagaatgaagacagatgacctaggttagaaacagaaaagatgacacaggcatgaactaacatagtacctggggatgagtaaaaagagtacaaaccacagatgatgactgaatgaattttggaggagttgaggaaaatagtactataatttaactgcattacaaagaaaattaattgccatttaggtcattcatattactagtagggacagagaaaacaagtgttctcttaaataaaaagtgataaaatgagaaatgtttctttgaaacaggccaggcatttagaactggcctgaacaaaaatttgagattctaaaaaggtcgcttggagatcacagaattttagaaaagttaatggaaaggtttcaatatttaatgcattaattaggcaacagaagtcaaaatacctaaaaatagttaggtctataagaaggtctgtctttgctttaacaagatatatatatatatatatatatatatatatatatatatatatatatatatatatatatatatatatatatatatatatatatatgccgaagagtaaaatcaggtgcaaacaaacaaaatctgacacaaaaaacctatttttagagaattcaagtatttttgtggattaaaaacttcaaaagaactttcaaaaaataactagctccacactgagaagattaatatataaatatatactacaaacaagtacttctgtaatcataactcctaaggtccttgccacagttcaatttttagtgtgaacatctgagatattcaagtccaaaacttgtaccatcaataagtaaatattattcctttttgaagtttttattctactaaaaatTGTCATTCCaaatcactcagtatttttaaaggtccagagttagagataaaagttcaaaacattagaattacataactgatcacaatgaaaggtaattaaaataaatagtgggatcatagaaagggcctagatcttttgagaggtatttccacatcagtgactgttaataccagtttaccacttcctgccttcatatgaatttgacaattgattacgatgtcctcacagccttagtttatggttccaactacctcaggactcttaagactgacgatagaaagaaaaatgcaacttataggaaacaaaacacaaaggacaaAAGACAAATATCTACTtattacaactagaaaaaattgtaaataatcttaagaaaagataaaattatctgttagttcacacagtgataacaataacaaacaatgaaaatcttacttttgtagtgccatctcattttgctggtagagttcatttaaaatctccactttctgcctaagagttttgcattcctcttccagttcagctttagaagaccgtagtgaattgcagtcactttctaatttctttatttggtctgtaaaggataaaacagcttatctctatatgtgtacaaggacttaagaacttgtgtgagggagtagtgccaagaaaagtaagaagcatgaaagcaagaagccattctttatctttccaataaaattttaagtcttctcaacatggcaatttcttctcaagaagaacccaccttctagattacataTTGTGGACATCAAGGCGCTttgcttaagttgtaaaagttttagatcctcttcaactactgatattgtagtttgtgtctaaaaattgcagaaaagagaggtattcttaaaagtgaggcacaggaagaattcacaggcaCTATGGGACTCTTATAAAGAACTATACCcgagagacatccatcatctgcttaatttgatctttgatcttctcgttctgatcacctaaaaaacaaaagacttttagcttttcctttccttacttttaactctatattctcctaacttccccaaacaaaagaatgattgtgttcaaacaccggaagaaaaaaaaatcaactaaataattaaactgattagactaatgacttttaagagaattgcaagcttagatttaaaaaaaaaaaagaaagaggtaaatttcagactggggttgtggctcagtggtagagtgctcacctagcatgtgtgaggcactgagtttgatcctcagcataaaaataaataaaagtactgtgtctgtttttttttttttttttaaaggtgaatttcgggctggggatgtggctcaagcggtagcgcactcgcctggcatgcgtgcggcccgggttcgatcctcagcaccacataccaacaaagatgttgtgtccgccgagaactaaaaaaataaataaatattaaaaatttaaaaaaaaataaaaaaaaaaaaaaaaaaataaaaaggtgaatttctagtttgcacaactaaaatgttatctatgttattcttgtaagataaaagcttttcttctctctcagatctatcttcacctgggcaagtaagtgtcttgtttagaaagattcaatcctctattttctccctgaatctactaccaggtgtggtttgaaatacttgctatgtaagcaatatccaacttgggagaaaacatctggaaatattttcctcatcagtaaacactgttacactccctctctagctttctgatagtctctagcctctgttctcacagccttagtttatggttccaactacctccggactcttaagactgactgtggacttaaaaccacagagccatagagatgatgagtatcaaaatcaagtatcatctgcataagttaagaaataaatttctcttactgtacaatgttcaatacttagaggtataggatGTGACTATTGTGgctgcagtgtacttactagttttcaatggGATAGAAAAAATCaagtgttcttcacatgcctattgctacattataccccagcaacccacctctgccaatgcaacagacatatctatagatccagtgatatgtgtctacaaccctgaagcttaagaagaaattcagccagctgaaaagtggcatctgtatacttaattaaagacaggaaagcaaaaaaggattcaacctccctgagactgatcttacctgctaactctccattggttaattcatctgactcatctcgactttgatcctcagattcagattcacattgtaaccgattcaactgtgtgatgtaattagttaaagcctagaaaagaagcaaaaggttggaagactctcgattttaattcaaagatttcaggagaattcatgagataaaacatgtatttggagtataaacttacattaatagtatcatctttaAGACTAAGCgttacttgtaaatctttctgtgacttctcaaatgatttcatttgttcactgagctcagcgtgtgatgtactccagtctttcacttcctgctgcaactgaaaagtcaaaacacatgaattcctatgggttagggaggggtttctgcactggatacatcaggactacaagacttagacaaagaaatacagaGCCATACTCCTCGGTGGCCTCCCTCAATCGAGGaggttgagaccttggttaaggaggagggcagagtggcctcaactctcacagctgcagtaagaacatcagagctatcaggaagttgaccctgtttattgcattccccagaaaattgctgccaattcaaataatttacctccagcaggaatggctgggcacatatgactgtctcctaaatttagattccttatcatgtaatcttcccttggccggtgaatcagtaactactcaaaagaggatcataaaatacttaattttctggtttaaaaagtttctttgaggctatgcaagttaataactgattgacatttgataagaaaagcaataatccaaaaatccaaaacagatggagaccatatatatgcactcaatttggggagcattgtttaaactttgcatatctagaaaaggtcctacatgaatattccttacctcagaaacagatccaagaaagatacaagataatgatattcacttctatagtttacattatgtatgacatcaaattttctttacctgctctttcttcttcttaagcatggtattttctttctgaagctgacagcattccaacttcaccttctcttcacgaagcTTAGCTTCATTAAGGACAATGTGAAGCTAATGcaaaacactacagttagtgaattaattccaaagaaaaaacaaagttatactttcccaaaccacacatcatacagttctcattttttgcacattttagcacacctcaaatttttggtctgcAACCAAACTAAGATGTAGTATTAATATTCGTTAGCAAgagttggcagctttacctctgaaagttcagaagtattcaatgaaatgacatctttaagcttctctatagttttcttattttccattatctgccaggtgaaaacagaacacaaaatatgcattaggatttcagtagaaatactgatatatatatgtgtgtgtgtgtacacacacacatatatatactaaaaagataaacacaacaaaatttttgtcaagccatcccattacatttcaggtaaatgcaggggatccagctttggactaagcaaaaaatcaagaactgaaagagattagggaaaatgaagtcataaatatttcatggcatccacaaccttactgtttatgatataaccagaaaaaaaggtcaaagtatagaaaatcataatgcaataagtaaataaaatgttttaaagcatagaaaattaactaattaattactgtttcaagtaaaccagttcaaattagtaatttttttctagtgatagagaaaaaaatttcccaagatcatttttaaaattttcttatctgaagtaaaaaatgataaaatttaaggaagaatagactaatctcacatacagaagaaatccaaaaaatttataaatatacccgctccttaaggaagtggatataactctgcaatctttgtttgcaatgcctgggattgaatcctgggcctcatgtatgctaggcaagtgctctaccatgagctgcatcctgagcttgtaactcttcatactttaactgtgggctgtgcatggtaacttccaaagaatacaatatgaaaaggattggaaagaatttttacagtggagaaatctgataaatactacctcagctaggtgatcaagtttacttgggggtaggatatttcagaacacactctctactatcttttgcaacttttatgtaattatagaaacttatagaaattgaaaatgaaacatgaattgaaaatgaaataaatttttttaagtacagaaaattgattaattcattactctttcaagtaaaaagtaaacaaatactgTTCAACTGGACAATAGATTTTTAGTTGTTCTGCATGTTTCCAAGGGCAGagcaaagcaatatgaaaattatccaaggttgagaataaaaatatttcctaggcccataaaaataatttgttgtatcagtacttaaaagttccacaaaatgggcagaagtgaGTTCAACTTCCTTGgctcctaatcttactttagttaacagctaGACTAAGTTTAACTTAACcgattttacaaaatatttcaaaagccaaattgcagtaacacttagcagcaaaactcttaccaagtcctgattcttagctttctgttctttctcagattctaacataacatgaagacttttagctctctcatccagaagttcattagctttttcaagaagcttcattttatcctggaaaaaataggtgtcaagattactcactcattacatttacttttgagtttagaatgtaattccccccaaagaagggatttttaccttgTATTTAGTTgtttcatcagaaagaatcatttttttgtttcatggtttcttgaacctgtttctttgattccttcacctatgcaaataaagcattcagaattaagatacacaaattatagtgctactatacaagttacttccagacaagtgaccctttccagaagaaagcagtacttaatacatgactgcttagaatttggatgatttgtaggaaataatgaaaaaaattttaaaatacgatttttaaattaaaacaggtagaaatgattcaagctagaaccaagggagaaagaaacaaaaaaataattataccttctgttcataatttgacaatttctgcattagttcttttcttttatgaaattgttcaccttttggaaatttgctgttcattgactaaaagtgggaaatatacaagattattacaatcactaaatgaaattcaattattcaatctactaaaagcaaagacatgttatatggtactatgaggaaatacttcttagcatagctattatgcttttaaaaagcaatctatgcttattagcaataagagtataaaaattattaaaatttaagaaaaatataagaacaatgatattttgctgggcgcaatggtacacacctgtaatcccagtggctcaggaggctgagctagaaggatcccaagttcaaagccagcctcagcaagagcgagacactaagcaactaagtgagacttggtctctaaatataggaggttggggatgtggctcagtagcgtgccccagagttcaatcccaggtacccctcccatccaaaatgatatttcaatttaagcttatttcacagatgggaaatacagtaaagtgttgtagcttgatattcctcccttctcaaaacactttcttttcagaaaatggaatcatttaattctttgcaaagaaaaacagaaatgaaaacatactgattcacattaccattctttaaattatctactcaattacttaatgcatgattaaatcattagcatagaaatactcttcaaatgcaatacatctgcattatatcaatattcaaagttaatctgccccaaattaaaacttatcatctccctatccacaatttgttcctcctctttatctcctatctcagagttggaaccatcatcatctactctattatccatgctagcaacctaggaacagtaaaattttcaggaggtaaaaaagataatagacattaaaagtcactgtatctacttcaaacatacataaaacacacatcaaacaccaatacaaagggttattacaagtttaagagacctaaaaatttaccttgatatactctatcttttacctagaagagagaaaaaagattaaatttgatatcaaacatctgctcaatagaaacagcattcctaaaacaacaatcagaatcataaccaagggctggggatgtggctcaagctgtagcgcgctcgcctggcatgcgtgcgacccgggttcgatcctcagcaccacataccaacaaagatgctgtgtccaccgagaactaaataaataaataaataaataaataaataaataaagaatcataaccaagtgagaatttaataacattctggttcaggataataatttataggattaaaaataagtaaaggttaacaagccttttaaatttaattggtagtgatatttcataaatagcctctgacataaaaacactaagatatgcaccttatttcacagtaaatatgtgtgtgtgtatgtgtgtgtgtgtactcaaaatcatttacttgacaattctaaataaccaggataaagtctagaaacaatgactattcaaaaggaatctgaggaaacaatattaaaggcataatctttgtactaagatatgccactttcactcaccagaaaacatcttagaactccaatttaaatttggctattggctgaatttagaaactaagaggctacatcatcttatttctgcaaaccactaaatatatagcaagGAATCTGAAAGGGaagactgctagaagaaaatgcacaagcaacaagagaaatgacaattaacatattctggaaaggacaaaaacaatcatttccaaaagacagcaataaactacctgataataaaacgtaagcagaattttttttaaaacaacactaaatttctttgtaacttagcatattacttgtcctttcaaatgttataaatggtgatgggatactCAAATGTGTCCATGGATCATCCATGGGATCTTCGTAataggaaattgcattcagaaaactccaacacagaaagaaatgaacatttctttaatgtcatagccttgctaaccttttattcaaaatgacaacagaggaaaatgggaagtagcataaaagcagtcatctaaggtaaggactaaagttccaaagtcaaatgctgaaactgagaagcaacaagctaggaaccagatcccacataacctagtgaaaagagaaacaggtaccagggttcttgaaatgaaagaaacaagagagagaaatataaaatgttttcatgtttttcccttctctttatccttctatttcctttttccttttagctgagaaaaagttcaatgtgattagaaaattcctcacaggaatccaggcaaacgattcttctatttaagaagggaatactttctaagagattttacactcaattgtacaaggagaggaaacttatcttaacaatgatatgtctgatataattaagaaatcagaaaaagaacaatcagatttgaaaagatttgtattcaatgcttttggcctctttaactgttaggtttttcatatgcaaagtccatttacctaaaataattttcttccaattatgttaaataaccatgaaacagaatgacctacagtacaaacataagtatgtataagcgcatacacacacacacacacacacacacacacacttatacatatatgtacacatatacacagagatagactaattctgctcacgaaaaaaaaaagacttaatgaacaaaacatttaatggatttttggacaacacataatctatacttccaaataaaaaggtattttctgaacatatgatcaaatcataaaatctgggaaaaatttatataaaatactggaaaatttatctcatctcctttttctcattttactgtatttctttgcagcatttccccctgtttatatgtgtttatattaacatacagttcatcaacatttaaatcttagtttctgctttttttccccacttcacatttaattgtgagcattttctgtacctcaaagctttgaaataaatacatctgcctactattccattaattgaacatacaataacccctaaatgaattatgttgtgctaagtcttcaatctaatacactgttccattgaaaaacattaccaaaatcttcaaagcatagttatttctttaagatagattactagacatatatgctacataaaaggatatttatctaacctatcccatcttttatcccacttttaagacttctgatacatatgaaactactggtcaggatggctgtaagaattaccagttctaccaactgcacccacactaaattattttataaggttagtttgacttaaaccactaatttgtgtcttagcaactgaaaaagaaaaaaaaagggggtgcagtgactatataaaataatccttgtgcttatgtgctgaggtataagtaagttaatttactcacaacaagaacagttctccaaaagaaaatgacaaaggatacaatcccaaagaaaacagtgaaaactacaggcttccatggtagtccataaaaatcaggcccaggttgagtatcatcaggcaatgtagtaaacagctgaaacagacaaattagaagaaatgggaaaccttaaatttataacaaaacagtcacaaagaatcatggcaattctaaaccaacctcctcatcagaaatccacctcctcaatattttccaatggcttcttcaagagagaggatactggcagtctcacattttttgttggcttgcagtgttttcaagtataatgaatctaaatactttttttaaaaaatatttatttatgtatctttagttttagggtggacacattgttttgtttttatatggtgcagaggatccaacccagtgcctcatgtatgctaggcaagcgctctaccactgaaccacaaccccagcccgaatctaaatactttaaattgagcatacatttccagtttgtaacaggccctatatcatcacattgtctaacacctggctagaatccctctggatcattcttttctcttagataacctggtttttataatttaaaaaattcatttaagacaaaaacttaaatatatgaaagaactaattaattttatggcaacaaataaaaacaatgatgatataagattttaaatcttacttccattccactcttatataaacagataagtgacatgtaatttcagacaactcttgaaaactggcttaaacttctctgaatttaacatccttctataaaattcaaagcctaattttaaatggttgcttaaaggcagtgcagtaaacacctgcctactcttccctgttttcaccgccctctacacgtaataggagataactgtcatttgggcccaattccccagcagtctccgTAGGGAAAACACCTGTAGTAACcttagctgtttggattgttggctgcatttcggaacataccatgaggttgtcacctctattccgtcaaaaaaaaaaaagtgcaagtggggaaagctcaagtacactctcaccAGCCTCGCTTAACAATACAGTCaagtcctgcctgccttgggcccgacacactccatttctccgtcgccacgacagtcagtgcacccactccgccagaactcagccaccTGCCTGCCAGAGCTGGGGTCCCTCCCTGGGAATGGGACCGTCACCTCCAGTAGCTTGGCAATGAGGGCTGCGTAGAGCaccgacaggggtcccaggagctccAGGTCCCCCGGGAAAGCAGTGAtagaaggcacagtggcaggtactgagtccatggtgtagggacagCTGAGCGGAAGCAACGCTTCcatgcagaacagcacaggaccctctttcaccgtttcctacttcggtaggacccagcgcagggggcgggtactgggagtgaactttgccttcctccaccgCAGGCGCTTTCCGCCCAACGCAAGTAAAACGcgtcatcagaggaagcccctgggccGACAGCAGTGAGAGGACAGAGGATGCAGAGGGGCGGGCAGGGAGTGGAaagaaccaactgcggagcccAGCGGGGGACAGCGCGAGGAGAGCCCAGAagaagagtccaaatgaaaggactccagaaggaaagagactCACCTGTACCGGGAACTGGGAGAGGACCAgcgatttagaaggccctggaggaagccagggaactagcaaaaggcagagactaggaaaaaggagaaagtcaggcctcccagctcctcccagagcaaaacccttttgtcaacgtgttgagacaccaggtacctgccccaaaagtgcagacagaagaggagaagtttctcctgctcccttctaaagGACTACTGCTTggactgggctttccttccctgctcaatccagtcctgttactttctccaattgtggatgacactctttttaaaaagccttaccctaaggaatcatgtcattatcaccccactccggtggcttcatttctggatgccacattttaaggttgcatgacttgtggaaaagaacagaatcatgaatagcccctgaaaagcacgtgctaaaaattgaagaaactggggacgtttaacttggggagggaatgaacatatgtggatctttaaaaatctgtcgtcaagttgattatagtcaattcaaaagaacaagaataagcaggaaagcactgaaaaagaagagcaatgaagggtacagggagggcagactatataattaattcatgtaccctcgtccaagcccaagaatacatagagattgtgggacagaatagagaatccagaaacagaaccaactggacacttggggtacaataaaagttagtttggagaaaatagactttctaataagtagtgttaccacatggaaaattataaaattggatttttctctacttattcaaaagataaactacaaatggataagaaacatgaatgtaaaaatagaaaataaacaagtactagaaaatattgggtgaaattttctatgtattatgagtgggcaaaacctgcttcattgaaaaaatctttcctggctgtatctaaacctgctacacacacacacacacacacacacacacacacacacacacacacacacacacagtttgacaatgacaacctgagaaaaaatatttgcaacctattattgtccaaagaatcatgttcctgaaatataaagaacattataaataaaatggccagcaaacctatacaaaaatgggctgaagaaataaacagatctcaggaaaagaaatgcaaatagctataacatatggaaacatgctctgcttagcttataatgaacaaaatacaaattaaaccacaccaagataccatttctcacttgcattggcaagatccaaacgtttgacaacatactcagtaggtgagagaatgtgggggaataaAAATTATCAGATAAGTATACAAAATCATAtaacccttatgaatgagattt
The sequence above is a segment of the Ictidomys tridecemlineatus isolate mIctTri1 chromosome 16, mIctTri1.hap1, whole genome shotgun sequence genome. Coding sequences within it:
- the LOC144371376 gene encoding transport and Golgi organization protein 1 homolog, with amino-acid sequence MILSDETTKYKDKMKLLEKANELLDERAKSLHVMLESEKEQKAKNQDLIMENKKTIEKLKDVISLNTSELSELHIVLNEAKLREEKVKLECCQLQKENTMLKKKKEQLQQEVKDWSTSHAELSEQMKSFEKSQKDLQVTLSLKDDTINALTNYITQLNRLQCESESEDQSRDESDELTNGELAGDQNEKIKDQIKQMMDVSRTQTTISVVEEDLKLLQLKQSALMSTICNLEDQIKKLESDCNSLRSSKAELEEECKTLRQKVEILNELYQQNEMALQKKLSHEEYERLEKEQRLSAADETVLSAVQEVKNYKRRIEELEEELQKTERSFKNQIAVQEKKAHDNWLKARSAERAIAEEKREAANLR
- the LOC144371455 gene encoding transport and Golgi organization protein 1 homolog, producing MEALLPLSCPYTMDSVPATVPSITAFPGDLELLGPLSVLYAALIAKLLELFTTLPDDTQPGPDFYGLPWKPVVFTVFFGIVSFVIFFWRTVLVVKDRVYQVNEQQISKR